A single window of Leptolyngbya ohadii IS1 DNA harbors:
- a CDS encoding YceK/YidQ family lipoprotein — translation MKSSDRPASPAKLPLPHRRSIAAGITLALVLTGCSTVTTIQDVQNRPRRWFSTVQLQGTVGDRVPLIGAEVYELKDGTGSIWVLTDDRSLNTGQQVKIRGEIQIEDITIEGQTTQEVYIKQQQVLEKQTEPQNP, via the coding sequence GTGAAAAGTTCCGATCGTCCTGCTTCTCCCGCCAAACTCCCCCTCCCTCACCGCCGATCGATCGCCGCTGGGATTACGCTTGCCCTGGTGCTAACTGGCTGTAGCACCGTAACGACGATCCAAGATGTACAGAATCGTCCGCGCCGCTGGTTTTCGACAGTGCAGCTTCAGGGGACGGTGGGCGATCGGGTTCCCTTAATCGGGGCAGAAGTCTATGAGCTAAAGGACGGGACGGGGAGCATCTGGGTATTAACCGACGATCGCAGCCTGAACACGGGGCAACAGGTGAAAATTCGGGGAGAGATTCAGATTGAAGACATCACGATCGAGGGGCAAACCACCCAGGAGGTGTACATTAAACAGCAGCAGGTTCTGGAAAAACAGACTGAGCCGCAAAACCCATGA
- a CDS encoding NUDIX hydrolase has translation MSDPETSIDPRSFDPRPHVAVAILWEESSSQAETASPRFLMQLRDDKPQILYPGVWAFFGGHLEPGESPEEAMWRELQEEIAYQPPHIQHFHSYPDDPRVIRHIFSVPLTVPLINLELNEGIDLRLLTIEEIRRGDCYSDRIGQTRALAQPHRQILLDFLREGFPIADEPES, from the coding sequence ATGAGCGATCCTGAAACTTCGATCGATCCCCGTTCCTTCGATCCCCGTCCCCACGTTGCAGTTGCCATATTATGGGAGGAGAGTAGCTCCCAGGCAGAAACGGCTTCGCCTCGGTTTCTCATGCAGCTCCGGGACGATAAACCGCAGATCCTCTATCCCGGCGTCTGGGCATTTTTCGGCGGGCACCTGGAGCCAGGAGAGTCCCCCGAAGAGGCGATGTGGCGTGAACTTCAGGAGGAAATTGCCTACCAGCCGCCCCACATCCAGCACTTTCACTCCTACCCCGATGATCCCCGCGTGATCCGGCATATCTTCTCCGTTCCGCTCACCGTTCCCTTAATCAATCTTGAACTCAACGAAGGAATCGACTTAAGACTGCTTACCATAGAAGAAATACGGCGAGGCGACTGCTATTCCGATCGCATCGGACAAACCCGCGCCCTCGCCCAACCCCACCGACAAATTTTGCTAGATTTTCTTCGGGAGGGGTTCCCGATCGCAGACGAACCGGAAAGCTAA
- a CDS encoding YgjP-like metallopeptidase domain-containing protein — protein sequence MAAKFSKSKPYRIRESTKAKHVSIKVTHLGDVEIVVPKGFDRRKLPEILEKRKDWIAKTTQRIEAERQSFPGAAAELGSGGTIPERLCLRAIDENWTIEYQSAGQTTVRAIASSYQIVLTAPTEEPPAPYKLLRHWLTRRAEQKLVPWLRQLSAELNLPFQGASVRGQKTLWASCSGKKNISLNYKLLFLPPHLVRYVLIHELCHTVHLNHSPPPQAQIIFVDTPGIHKPHHQLGEVLVKNAQIAIDSVDVVLFVVDGSVPSGKGDRIQLSDRSHRPYRGTPCPLQTPASLAHPSG from the coding sequence ATGGCAGCGAAATTCTCTAAGTCGAAACCCTATCGCATCCGAGAAAGCACCAAAGCAAAGCACGTCAGCATCAAAGTAACCCATCTGGGCGACGTGGAAATTGTGGTGCCTAAAGGCTTCGATCGCCGCAAGCTTCCCGAAATTCTGGAGAAGCGGAAGGACTGGATCGCCAAGACCACCCAGCGAATCGAGGCTGAACGGCAATCGTTCCCAGGGGCTGCGGCTGAGCTAGGCAGCGGTGGCACGATTCCAGAACGGCTCTGTTTAAGGGCGATCGACGAAAACTGGACGATTGAATATCAATCCGCAGGACAAACCACCGTCAGGGCGATCGCATCCAGCTATCAGATCGTTCTCACCGCCCCTACCGAGGAACCCCCTGCCCCCTACAAACTCCTGCGTCATTGGCTCACCCGTCGGGCTGAACAAAAGCTCGTTCCCTGGCTGCGGCAGCTTAGCGCCGAACTAAATCTTCCCTTCCAGGGCGCCTCTGTGCGCGGACAAAAGACCCTCTGGGCAAGCTGCTCTGGCAAGAAAAATATCAGCCTTAACTACAAGCTGCTGTTTCTGCCGCCCCATCTGGTGCGCTACGTGCTGATCCACGAACTCTGTCACACAGTACACCTGAACCATTCTCCCCCCCCCCAGGCGCAGATTATCTTTGTGGATACGCCCGGAATCCACAAGCCGCACCATCAGTTGGGGGAAGTGCTGGTTAAAAATGCCCAAATTGCGATCGATTCAGTGGATGTGGTGCTGTTTGTAGTAGATGGCTCGGTGCCGTCGGGTAAGGGCGATCGCATCCAGCTATCAGATCGTTCTCACCGCCCCTACCGAGGAACCCCCTGCCCCCTACAAACTCCTGCGTCATTGGCTCACCCGTCGGGCTGA
- a CDS encoding YgjP-like metallopeptidase domain-containing protein yields the protein MRHWLTRRAEQKLVPWLRQLSAELNLPFQGASVRGQKTLWASCSGKGRSFLQEKLLYCAYPSPILRVIC from the coding sequence CTGCGTCATTGGCTCACCCGTCGGGCTGAACAAAAGCTCGTTCCCTGGCTGCGGCAGCTTAGCGCCGAACTAAATCTTCCCTTCCAGGGCGCCTCTGTGCGCGGACAAAAGACCCTCTGGGCAAGCTGCTCTGGCAAGGGTCGATCGTTCTTGCAGGAGAAATTGCTGTATTGCGCTTATCCTTCTCCTATCCTTAGGGTGATTTGCTGA
- the era gene encoding GTPase Era, whose protein sequence is MTDYPNGEGTLNRPSADSPDFLTFDEPLIPIAPPGYRSGFVGIIGRPNVGKSTLMNQLVGQKIAITSPVAQTTRNRLRGILTTPQAQIIFVDTPGIHKPHHQLGEVLVKNAQIAIDSVDVVLFVVDGSVPSGKGDRFVTELIRRTDTRVILGLNKIDQQPEETEAIAQIDQTYAEIAEERGWSLVKFSALSGAGLEELQSNLVEALEPGPYYYPPDLVTDQPERFIMGELIREQILLHTREEVPHSVAISIDRVEEAPDITRILATINVERNSQKGILIGKSGQMLKTIGSAARQQIQKLIMGKVYLELFVRVQPKWRQSRNQLAEFGYRIED, encoded by the coding sequence ATGACCGATTACCCCAATGGAGAGGGTACTTTGAATCGCCCTTCTGCTGACTCGCCGGACTTCCTAACTTTCGATGAGCCTCTGATTCCGATCGCCCCACCCGGATATCGATCGGGCTTTGTCGGTATTATCGGCAGACCCAATGTGGGTAAATCGACGCTGATGAATCAGCTGGTGGGGCAGAAGATTGCGATTACCTCTCCAGTTGCCCAGACGACGCGAAATCGGCTGCGCGGCATTCTCACCACCCCCCAGGCGCAGATTATCTTTGTGGATACGCCCGGAATCCACAAGCCGCACCATCAGTTGGGGGAAGTGCTGGTTAAAAATGCCCAAATTGCGATCGATTCAGTGGATGTGGTGCTGTTTGTAGTAGATGGCTCGGTGCCGTCGGGTAAGGGCGATCGCTTTGTCACGGAGTTAATTCGCCGCACGGATACTCGCGTGATTCTGGGACTCAACAAAATCGATCAGCAGCCGGAAGAAACGGAGGCGATCGCACAAATCGATCAAACCTACGCCGAAATTGCGGAGGAGCGGGGCTGGTCGCTGGTCAAGTTTTCTGCCCTGTCGGGAGCCGGATTAGAGGAACTGCAATCGAACCTGGTTGAGGCACTGGAACCCGGACCCTACTACTACCCGCCCGATCTGGTGACGGATCAGCCGGAACGCTTCATTATGGGGGAGCTGATTCGGGAGCAAATTTTGCTGCACACCCGCGAAGAGGTGCCCCACTCCGTTGCCATCTCGATCGATCGCGTTGAAGAAGCCCCGGACATTACGCGCATCCTGGCAACCATCAATGTCGAGCGCAACTCGCAGAAGGGCATTCTGATCGGCAAGAGCGGGCAGATGCTCAAAACGATCGGCTCAGCCGCCCGCCAGCAAATTCAAAAACTGATTATGGGCAAGGTCTACCTGGAGCTGTTTGTGAGAGTGCAGCCCAAATGGAGACAGTCGCGCAATCAGCTTGCCGAGTTTGGATACCGCATCGAAGATTAG
- a CDS encoding GAF domain-containing sensor histidine kinase: protein MPDLFPQTDSELSLREVLTAPSSLGASGTSPSSGTHAETSISPQDWERQQAEWRRLVRAIAGSAKKSLDLNLMLQTATQEVQQVLQTDRVMIYQNKPRSVGTILAESFFSEEVQVQVQAQSSLLRQFQALCRQLKRSKSLSQTETFNFNLDPSCHQEFQIRAEVIIPVVVQNTLWGLLIVHQCRFDRQWQAWELNLLNQLAIHLESLIQQAELYREVQRLNTDLERQIQARTAELQLAFEFEATLKRVTDKVRDSLDEHQILETVVAELAKATGANGCNAALYNLEAGTSTIHYEYTNDLSPYQGRIVSLEAFPEIYNQLFEGHAFQFCSLIPNPVRGRAAMLTCPIVDDQGVLGDLWLINQAFCRYTEQDIRLVQQVANQCAIAIRQARLFQAAQAQVKELERLNRLKDDFLSTVSHELRTPMANMKMAIQMLAVALKQAGVLEAQEQRIAQYFKILTNECQRETSLINDLLDLSRLDSESQILKMTPVDLTSWLPAITHSFVERAQEQQQHLKVHAATPLPTIVTDLSYLERILIELLQNACKYTPAEETITIAATALPPEKASEPSILLTVSNTGVQLPASELSRIFEKFYRIPNNDPWQHGGTGLGLALVKKLVEHLRGTIWAESDSQETRFCIILPTYAIAQD from the coding sequence GTGCCTGATCTTTTCCCCCAAACCGATTCCGAACTAAGCCTGAGAGAAGTTTTGACTGCCCCATCCTCTCTTGGCGCTTCTGGCACATCCCCATCTTCTGGCACCCACGCTGAAACGAGTATTTCGCCGCAGGACTGGGAACGACAGCAGGCAGAGTGGCGCAGGCTCGTCCGGGCGATCGCAGGCTCCGCCAAAAAATCGCTCGATCTTAATCTGATGCTGCAAACCGCAACCCAGGAGGTGCAGCAGGTTCTTCAGACCGATCGGGTGATGATTTACCAGAACAAACCGCGCAGCGTCGGCACTATCCTGGCGGAGTCGTTTTTTAGCGAAGAGGTGCAGGTGCAGGTGCAGGCGCAGTCCAGTCTGCTTCGACAGTTTCAGGCACTTTGCCGCCAGCTTAAGCGGTCTAAATCCCTTTCTCAGACAGAGACATTCAATTTTAACCTCGATCCGTCCTGTCACCAGGAGTTTCAGATTCGGGCAGAGGTGATCATCCCGGTCGTGGTGCAGAATACGCTCTGGGGTCTGCTGATCGTTCACCAGTGCCGTTTCGATCGCCAGTGGCAAGCCTGGGAGTTGAACCTGCTGAACCAGCTCGCCATTCACCTGGAAAGTTTGATTCAGCAAGCAGAGCTGTATCGCGAAGTCCAACGGCTCAACACCGATCTGGAGCGCCAGATTCAAGCCCGCACCGCAGAACTTCAGCTTGCGTTTGAGTTTGAGGCAACTCTGAAGCGGGTAACGGATAAAGTCCGGGATAGCCTGGACGAGCATCAGATTCTAGAAACAGTGGTGGCAGAGCTGGCAAAAGCAACGGGTGCAAACGGCTGCAACGCTGCCCTCTACAACCTGGAAGCAGGCACCTCAACCATCCACTACGAGTACACCAACGATCTCTCACCCTACCAGGGGCGGATTGTTTCCCTGGAAGCCTTTCCCGAAATCTACAATCAGTTGTTTGAGGGACACGCTTTCCAGTTCTGTTCGCTGATTCCTAATCCGGTGCGCGGGCGAGCTGCCATGCTCACCTGCCCGATTGTGGATGACCAGGGCGTTTTGGGCGATCTCTGGCTGATTAACCAGGCATTCTGCCGCTATACCGAGCAGGACATTCGATTGGTGCAGCAGGTCGCCAACCAGTGCGCGATCGCCATTCGACAGGCTCGTTTGTTTCAGGCGGCACAGGCACAGGTGAAGGAGCTGGAGCGGCTCAATCGGCTAAAGGATGATTTCCTTAGCACCGTTTCCCACGAACTCCGCACCCCAATGGCAAATATGAAAATGGCGATCCAGATGCTTGCCGTCGCGCTCAAACAGGCAGGCGTCCTGGAAGCACAGGAACAGCGCATCGCCCAATACTTTAAAATTCTGACCAACGAATGTCAGCGGGAAACTAGCCTGATTAACGATCTGCTCGACCTGTCGCGCCTGGATTCCGAGAGCCAGATCTTGAAGATGACCCCCGTCGATCTCACCTCCTGGTTGCCCGCCATTACCCACTCGTTTGTGGAACGAGCGCAGGAACAGCAGCAGCATCTTAAAGTCCACGCCGCTACCCCTCTGCCCACGATCGTCACGGATTTGAGCTACCTGGAGCGCATCCTGATCGAACTGCTGCAAAATGCCTGCAAGTACACCCCCGCCGAGGAAACCATCACGATCGCCGCGACAGCCCTTCCGCCCGAAAAAGCCAGCGAACCGAGCATTCTACTCACCGTTAGCAATACAGGGGTACAGCTACCCGCTTCCGAGCTATCCCGCATCTTTGAAAAGTTCTACCGCATTCCCAACAACGATCCCTGGCAGCATGGCGGCACCGGGCTGGGCTTAGCCCTTGTCAAAAAGCTCGTCGAACACCTGCGCGGCACCATCTGGGCAGAAAGTGATTCCCAGGAGACCCGCTTCTGCATCATCCTCCCTACCTACGCGATCGCCCAGGACTAA
- a CDS encoding serine hydrolase, producing the protein MPFFRRDERLQQLGDRILEATWARFPDLKRHQIAMTWLVYDEPIPVNTGGALTPEEFWKYPVRGFSYRGIEQIYPASVVKLFYLVAVAEWLEQGMIPPSAELDRAVRDMIVDSSNDATSLVVDVLTGTTSGPDLPPEPFETWKSQRNIVNRYFQSLGWVELEGINVNQKTWCDGPYGRERAFLGELRENRNTLTTDATARLIHSLMGGVAVSSKRSQAMMALMRRSLDAAELAADPENQVTGFLGEGLPPGAKLWSKAGWMSQVRHDAAYVELPDSIEGGTAKPRLPYVLVVFTEGKKQSQSEDLLPFVSRLVVEGMGEMGR; encoded by the coding sequence ATGCCTTTCTTCCGTCGAGATGAACGGCTTCAGCAGTTAGGCGATCGTATTTTAGAGGCGACCTGGGCAAGGTTCCCAGACCTGAAGCGCCATCAAATTGCCATGACTTGGCTGGTGTACGATGAGCCAATTCCAGTGAATACAGGGGGTGCGTTAACACCGGAGGAATTCTGGAAATATCCGGTGCGTGGTTTTTCCTACCGGGGCATCGAGCAGATCTATCCGGCAAGCGTGGTGAAGCTGTTTTATCTGGTTGCCGTAGCGGAATGGCTGGAGCAGGGGATGATTCCCCCTTCTGCGGAACTCGATCGGGCTGTGCGAGACATGATTGTGGATTCCAGCAACGATGCAACCAGTTTGGTGGTGGATGTTTTAACTGGAACAACCAGCGGACCCGACCTGCCGCCCGAACCGTTTGAAACCTGGAAGTCCCAGCGAAACATCGTCAACCGCTACTTTCAATCCCTCGGCTGGGTCGAGCTAGAAGGCATTAATGTGAATCAAAAAACCTGGTGCGACGGGCCATACGGGCGGGAACGGGCATTTCTGGGGGAACTGCGGGAAAACCGCAATACGCTAACAACCGATGCCACGGCTCGATTAATTCATAGTCTGATGGGGGGCGTTGCCGTTTCCTCGAAGCGATCGCAGGCAATGATGGCGCTGATGCGACGCAGTCTGGATGCCGCTGAACTTGCTGCCGATCCCGAAAATCAAGTGACGGGCTTTTTGGGGGAGGGCTTGCCACCTGGGGCAAAACTCTGGTCGAAGGCAGGATGGATGAGCCAGGTGCGCCACGATGCAGCTTATGTTGAACTGCCTGATTCCATTGAAGGTGGAACGGCAAAGCCTCGTTTGCCCTATGTGCTGGTGGTGTTTACGGAAGGCAAAAAGCAGAGCCAGAGTGAGGACCTGTTGCCGTTTGTGTCGCGGCTGGTGGTGGAGGGGATGGGGGAAATGGGGAGGTGA
- a CDS encoding C40 family peptidase produces the protein MVVLTLALLKKAIEINPAQEYECLGNLNLYDSPELKALATQVLPGRQLKILALPFDEAGQVNGNAIRVCLCEDDYPGWIAVEDLDLLVTAEVAYEPLFLPEAEIRTRLPQVIAFAYAAMNEPNRYLWGGTVGPNYDCSGLMQTAFASVGIWIPRDAYQQEAFVCPLAIEELEPGDLVFFGTPDRATHVGLFIGDNCYLHSSGKDQGRNGIGIDVLAETDDPVSSAYYRQLRGAGRILSSYQPTLSSTGVF, from the coding sequence ATGGTTGTGCTGACGCTGGCGCTGCTGAAGAAAGCGATCGAGATTAATCCGGCGCAGGAATACGAGTGCCTGGGGAATCTGAATCTGTACGATTCGCCTGAGCTTAAAGCACTGGCAACACAAGTCCTACCGGGACGACAGCTTAAAATCCTGGCGCTGCCCTTTGACGAAGCGGGACAGGTGAATGGGAATGCGATTCGGGTGTGTCTTTGTGAAGACGATTATCCGGGCTGGATTGCTGTGGAGGATCTGGATTTGCTGGTAACGGCTGAGGTTGCCTACGAGCCGCTTTTTCTACCCGAGGCGGAGATTCGCACTCGTTTGCCGCAGGTTATTGCCTTCGCCTATGCCGCCATGAACGAGCCAAATCGGTATTTGTGGGGCGGCACTGTGGGACCCAACTACGACTGCTCTGGCTTAATGCAAACTGCCTTTGCCTCCGTGGGCATCTGGATTCCCAGGGATGCTTATCAGCAGGAAGCCTTTGTCTGTCCGCTAGCGATCGAGGAACTCGAACCCGGAGATCTGGTCTTTTTTGGCACGCCCGATCGAGCGACCCATGTTGGTCTGTTCATTGGGGACAACTGCTATCTGCACAGTTCTGGCAAGGATCAGGGCAGAAACGGGATCGGGATCGATGTTCTGGCAGAAACCGATGATCCGGTTAGCAGCGCATATTACAGGCAGTTGCGCGGAGCAGGTCGCATCCTTAGCAGCTACCAGCCAACCCTTTCGTCAACGGGTGTATTTTGA
- a CDS encoding Crp/Fnr family transcriptional regulator, protein MYSVSSPSETSRPFLTWQRILDWAQEHYRCRTFSKDEKIPARAGLLYLVQRGAVRLVGEAQVSATSSGSSRLPRINSEEAFLGFVGAGQPFEIVAQSPFTLQSFAHVDQTAVIWLYWHDLDNWPHFRREVLDAFRYQHQRKLLWLSTLGQRRTIDRLLGFLTLLIEEFGEPCDEGYGLPWSLTHAQIGSAIGSTRVTVTRLMGKLRQRGLIRTYGDNLLCLPAEAVSRQQ, encoded by the coding sequence ATGTATTCAGTGTCTTCACCCTCCGAAACCTCTCGTCCATTTCTGACCTGGCAACGCATTCTCGATTGGGCGCAGGAACACTATCGTTGCCGCACGTTTAGCAAGGACGAAAAAATTCCAGCACGAGCAGGTTTACTCTATCTGGTGCAGCGCGGCGCTGTCCGGCTCGTCGGCGAGGCTCAGGTCAGTGCAACCTCTAGCGGCTCTTCCCGTCTGCCCCGGATTAACTCCGAAGAAGCGTTTCTCGGATTTGTGGGTGCAGGTCAACCGTTTGAGATTGTGGCGCAGTCTCCGTTTACGCTGCAAAGTTTTGCCCACGTTGACCAAACGGCGGTCATCTGGCTTTACTGGCACGATCTGGACAACTGGCCTCACTTCCGCCGCGAAGTGCTTGATGCCTTTCGCTACCAGCACCAGCGGAAACTGCTCTGGCTGAGTACCCTGGGGCAGCGCCGCACCATCGATCGCCTGCTGGGTTTTCTCACCCTGCTGATCGAAGAATTTGGCGAACCCTGTGATGAGGGCTACGGACTTCCCTGGTCGCTGACCCATGCCCAGATCGGCAGTGCGATCGGTTCTACGCGGGTCACGGTCACGCGCCTGATGGGTAAACTGCGCCAGCGGGGGCTAATCCGCACCTATGGCGACAATTTGCTCTGCCTGCCTGCGGAAGCGGTTTCTCGCCAGCAGTAA
- a CDS encoding lecithin retinol acyltransferase family protein has translation MTRGDQIYVMRPLMSVEGVYEHHGIDCGDGTVIHYHKGDDAVITRTTMEAFARGNPVYVKDQPLAFIPDVVIERAEGRLGERQYNLLTNNCEHFANWCKTGRNESQQLVNYGLDLSQIRSLDSRRMIEEAAQGGDPIAAMQLLTHAQNNVSVAQTTLQDQYNRAQQDMMTWERVAKLALKKNREDLARAALERKVQAKKQAETAKNQMAELIGIQTTLDRNSQQIKQRISVTS, from the coding sequence ATGACAAGAGGCGATCAAATTTACGTGATGCGACCCTTGATGAGCGTCGAGGGCGTTTATGAACATCATGGGATCGACTGTGGCGATGGCACCGTGATTCACTATCACAAAGGCGATGATGCCGTGATCACCCGCACGACGATGGAGGCGTTTGCCAGAGGCAATCCCGTCTACGTGAAAGACCAACCTCTTGCCTTTATTCCCGATGTGGTGATTGAACGGGCGGAAGGTCGGCTGGGTGAACGGCAGTATAATCTGCTGACCAACAACTGCGAGCATTTTGCCAACTGGTGCAAAACGGGCAGAAACGAAAGCCAGCAGCTCGTGAACTATGGTCTGGATCTTTCCCAGATTCGATCGCTTGACTCGCGCCGCATGATCGAAGAAGCTGCCCAGGGAGGAGACCCGATCGCCGCAATGCAGCTCCTTACCCACGCCCAGAACAATGTTTCCGTTGCTCAGACAACTCTGCAAGACCAGTACAACCGGGCACAGCAGGACATGATGACCTGGGAACGGGTGGCAAAACTGGCGCTGAAGAAAAATCGCGAAGACCTGGCGCGGGCAGCCCTGGAACGCAAAGTACAGGCAAAGAAGCAGGCAGAAACCGCCAAGAATCAAATGGCAGAACTGATAGGCATCCAGACCACCCTCGATCGCAACAGCCAGCAAATCAAACAGCGGATTAGCGTCACATCCTGA